AGTGACCTCATGATGCTACCGAAAGATATGCTGTTAAGTAGGACGATCAGGAAGGAGGTGTAGCTCAGTATCTTGAAATTCTATTCTATCATTCTTTGATCATCATAGTGGTATAGCTGCATATTTACTAGCAGAGATGAATTTATGTTTCTCTAGGTATGCCCTACTTTTGGTCCAACATTGATAAGAAGGGTTCTGAACGCTTTTGTGCCAGATGAGTTTTGCCCTGAACCCATTCCTAAAGTTGTGCTTGAAGCGCTAAATTCAGAGGTTACAAGCAAATTCTTTGCTTCTAATTTTGCAGCAGAACTTATCCATGCAGATGTTTGAAGTTCTGTTTGTTTATGTTGAATTCCCATGTGAATGATAGATATCTAATTTTCCTTTGTCAATTGTCTTCTAGGACTCTTTTGACGAGGAAGATTCTGTCAACTTCCCATGCAGTGCAGCCCCTATAGTTTATCGTCCCCCTTCACCAGCATCAGTTGCTGGTATGATAGGAGATGCTGGTAATCACTATCGGCTGATAAGAAAAGGGTCTTTAGTGCTCACAAAATCATACACTAGTGATGATGAACTTGATGAACTGGCGTCTCCTTTAAGCTCTATCATTGACAGTTTACAGGGGTCATCTTCAACAGAGACCATCTGGGCATCGAGGGGAAATGGCTGCCAAAGGTATCAACTCCTCCGTGATGTCTGGAAGAACAGTGAGAAATGACAATATGCTTGACTGCTTTGGTatcctctaaaatgtcattgaATTGTGAGTTTCTGatatttaagaaaaaaagtTGGGTGATAGCAGATAAAATGCTGTTATAGGTTACTGCTACTGGTGGGGCCTGGATGATCCTTTTGAAATATGTAAATTAGCATGGTCCTGCTTTAGAAGTTCTTCcagttttttgtttctttctgtTATTCTGTCCGACTTAAATCGTTTACCAATAAAGTTGTTGTATAAGATGGGATGTGATGttcgtttcttttttcattcttCTGCTTAGAAATCAGTCATTTTTTGAACAATCCTAACTAATGCTTAAATAATTTAAGTTTCCATTAAATCCTAGAAAATGCCTCTCCTTCAGTCGGTAAATATGTAGTTGAGGAAGCCTCTTCTCTGGTCGTTTTACGCTGGTAGATTTTGGCAAGGTCAAGTCCTCTTCTTTTTATCTTACAGACTAAACAAGCAgaacattttcttcctcttaaATTGATAAAGacaacttttattttaattgtcggAGAATCTTTGAGATACGAATTTCCTAAGAAACTTCAAATGCTTTCTAAAGAGAAAAAAGGATGGTTCATTGCCTGAATTAATAACGCGTAAAAGATTTATAGCTTCATAGGATAGGAGGCCGTTTGCATATTGCTGGAAGACAGATGATCAAGAAAGCGAACCTGCGACCATTCATTTGGCAACGTCAAGAATGGCAATGAAGTAGCGAATGATTTTATATGCTTGGCATCCAGGCTGAGGTACCAAAGACAAACTAGCTAAAGGCTAAAAAGAAGCATGCAATAAATCAGAGAAACCAAGCAGGGGAAGACGGATCAAACTGATACTCTATACTACTATACAACAGCCAAAAAATGCAAAGCTCATATGTTCCGCTTTTAACTCCGGCAGCTTTTCTTGCTAGCATAGAACTGCATTACACAATCATGTCAGCCAAAAACACAAGTGACATACCAATATAAAAATACGAGACCTTCATCATGAAACAAAACTGGACAATAGTCACCACAAAATTCCCATAAACTTCTGATAAACTCATACTCATATATACTATTTCGCCTGGCATGACACTGGTATCAGCTATATCATGCAGTCAGCTTCTTTGAAGAACTGATAGCGTTCACATGCTGAAGATGCAATGCAGCCAAAATGCCTTGCCAAGTTTCTCGAGATGCCCCTGACACTTGACACTCGAGAAGCTTCTTCTGTTTCCTGTAGTAATCTTCCACTGGCTTGCTCTGTCAAAGATGGAACACATGCTTTCACTACTCCACAtaattatttaagaaaaaaaaatcagtagaTATTGTCTCAGAGACAAGCATATTTTGCCAGCCATTAAATTAGGTTAGCAACCTGAGTATAGATGTACTTATAAAATCTCAAACGTAATAAATATAACAAAAAATCCACATACTCATAGCAAACAGATTAATAAATTTGCAACAGAACATAAATGTAAGGATCCAAATGATATTATTATGTATATCCAGATCATACCAGACATTTAAACTTTTCTTTCGAATGACAGGTCTTCGATAGAGTTTTGATAGTTGAGGCATATCTTTGCCCAAGATTTTCCTAGCTGTTTCCACCACAAAAATATGGGACATAATTTTAAAGCTCTTATCATAATAAGACAGCAATCAATACCTGTTCAGCGTATATGCGGAGTTTGTCTTTCCAGAGAGTATCTGTACTGAAACAGGAAGGCTTTAAGCGACCATCCTGTGCCTGTGACTGTAGACTCAGATTAAATCTGGATCTGCCCATCCGAAAAAATTCTCGAGAAGGAGAGTAAATTCCATTGGAGAGATGACTGTTCACTAAGCAATCCTCAGTGCTCTTAAGATTCACGACCAAATCTACATCAACAATTTGGTCCAGGATTTCCTGTAGACAAACACAATCAGCAGAATGAAAATATAGGCTAAGGTCCAAGAACCACATATATCCTCCACTATCACCAAAGAGAAAAAGTCCAAATTGATACACAGTTGTGAGAAAATTATGACACATGCagtcccttttctttttcatcaaaaGTTCCATATACATCCACTGTTATTAACAAGAAGAGCCAATTTGCAGAGATGGCAGTACAAAACTAGTCTATCCAgatatattttatttcaaaaacattATGACAATGGGCTTCTTCTCACTTGATTACTGCACCTGATAATAGAAGACAATATGACAATATGATTCTTATTCTGCACCTGATTCTTATTCTGAAGGATCAGATTCTTATATAAAAGACAATATGACAATGGGCTTGTTCTCAATTTTGCTTctagattttagatttttttcaaCTGCCAGAAAAACTAAAATCCAGAATCTACCAAACAACAGCTTTAACTAATTCTGATTGTTCCCTATAATCACTTTCCAAAATCAGCTTTTGCAGAATCTACAGCAAACAAGAACAAACCCACCCAAAGACTGCATGGAAAGATTGAGTAAAAGGACATGAACAGAATGGTCGTGACATCAATCTCAAATTTAAGATGCTCAAATCGGTAGAGTAGCTGCAAAACCAATTAGAAGTCCAAAATTTTGCATTGTGACTATTCTGATGCAAGTGTCTGGACCAGTCCTTCATTTAATGCAACACGTTGTTAATTTAATACAACACATATTTCAGATAAGCTGTATGGAGAAAGCCATAAAAAGGAATGAAAAACAAGAACAAAGGGTCACTCAAAAGTGATATGAAGCTAAAACTGAGGTactcaagagagagagagagagagagagaggggttATTGATGGGTATTCATGTTCACATACAGCTTGAACCCTTGTTCGAGGTAGTCCATCCAAAATGAATCCACTTTCACCCCTGCAGTAGCCTTCTTCAAGCCTCTTTGACAGAAGACCAAAGATTACATGCTCGGGAACAAGCTTTCCTTGGTTTAAAGCACTAGCTATCTGCATAAATAGAGCAATCAACagcaagaaaattttcaataaaaaaaatatcaaaagaCATTCACAAAAGCTCAAGGGAAAACTGAAATCTTGAAAGATTCAAGAGTTAAAGAAGTTGGAAAAAGGTAATGGTACTAGAACGTTATGCCACAATCAAAGCACCATCAGAAAAAGAAGTATCCCGTACTGCGTACATAATCATTAGCAAAGATAAGCTTCAAAAACATAATAAAATTTACGTATGTCATGCTGcttcatctagaaaattgagcGATGAATGCCAGATAGGtgcaaaacaaaataaaatacatAAAGATTGAAACTTCCTCTATTTCGTTAAAACCTTAATTTCGAAGGAGAacggaaaaggagaaaaaaaaaacgaaataCAGGAAATCCCCATGTcaaatttcctttctttcaCAGTCATCGTTCACTTCTCGAGAACAAAAAATcggaaaaatacaaaaaaaaaaaaaaaaaaagaaagggaaaggaACCTGCTGGTAGATGGAAGAGTGAGGGTGGAGTTCTTGACGGACGAGAGTTCCCATGGAAATGTGGGGGACGTCTAGAAGCTGGGAAAGCCTCTGGGCGTACACGTGTCTCTTTGCCATTGGGTCACCCATGATCACCCACTGGACACCTCTGTCAGACACCCAACCGTCCGATTCTTCCTGCGCTGCCGTCGCTTTGCGGTGAGGTTGCTGTAATTCATGGTGATCGTAATAGTCGTAATAGTCCAGCTGAACCGCAGCTGCGGATCCGTAGGCTCGGTTCCTAGTGAGCAGGGCAGCGCGGATTGGTGGCGCGGCTACTCTCAGGCGGCTTAGAACTGCCATGGCGGCTACGAAAAGGGTTTTAGCAGTGAATTGAAACAGTGGTGCACTGCTTGCGGCTGATGTTGAGCGTGTGCGCCTTGAAGGTTTTTGGATttccaattttgatttttaAGAGTGGGATTTGACTGGAAATGACAACAATGCCCTTCCAGTTTTTGCGCTGTCGCTTACGTGTTTCATACTGGTTGGCTGCTCTTTGCTCCTGATAAGGAAAGCTTTTGGGAACGGGATTCCGGTGACTTGGACGCAGGATTGATGCAAGCCACACGCCTGGAACAGCTTGTGGGTTAGACGATTGACAAGTGGGGCACTCAAGATGCTCCTCCCGACCCAACAGAACGACGTCGTTTTGGGGCGTGCTTGCTACTGCCACGGCCTACCTGTTGGGCTTACGACCGGTTGAATCCCCAACCTCACGATTTCTTTTGCTTGTTataatgggtttgtttggatagaggattattaaccaaaatttatttacttacatCATAAGTTATTTATGTTGTATGAGAATTAATTAAAGTATAGTATCCATAATTCTCATACTACTATATACTTAATCTCGATGGACAATACAAGACTGAAGGCCATACTTAATTCATTTTTGTAGGAAATGAATCATTCAAATTGTTATTAGCACCAAAACAAAACTTCTGTGTCAAAgttgtcttcttcttcttctctgaAACTAGGTGCAAATTAAGCAATCATTTGGAGGGTTGCAAACGAACTTAATCAAAATGAGTTTTTATCCATTTGAATTCAAGTAATTTGAATTTTGTACctataaatttcaattttattctgATCAAATTAAGTTCGAAACGAATTTAAAcgaacacaaaaataacagtcAAGGTTGACTTAAGCAATTCATATTTGAATGACTTCTTATCAAGCCAAACTCGATTTCAGTATTGAATAACTTGATTTATTTTTCAGCCTTAAGTATTTTAATTGGTCTTTCGGgtatttattttgtaattgtagtttctttttcttttcttcttttttaaaaaaaagagtcaTTCTTTTCGGTAACAAAATAGGGTTGCTATTAAAACATATTGGCTTGAGGAGATTCGAGACTAAATGTTGACTTGAATGATGAATCAAGGCACATTCCAAGTAGAGTATATAAGAGCCAGAACTCAGAAGCTCccaattttttaattctttttttctttccaagtAGAGTATGCTAGCTATATATAAAGATTGAATAGGCTTATGTTCCTACGTGATTTTGtgattcacctttttgacctttagCAGAAAAAGTATAATGGTCCaacaatattttaaaaaattattttcctttttttgggttttagaaATTTGAAATTATGCTGTCAACTCTACATAAATCGTACGTGACTAGCAAATAACTAGTTGTCTTTACATTTTAATTGTCAACAAATAAAATATCATCGTGTGAAACCAATTCCTACGAAACACAAGTATATATTGTTTTACTATTTGCACACACACACAAGGTATGGCTTAATCATCATCTGAAACATATCAAACAGCAAgttcaaattgaaatattacAATAAGTCTAATTTTCTAATCTTCAAAATTAAATTGTTTCTGTTTGGCAGCCTCCATCCGTGCTGGAAATTGTTTTAAGGGACTGGAAGGGAAATGAAAGGATAGGCAATGCAATGAAACTAATTGTCTTTATGTTTGGATTGATTTTTGAGGAGGAAAATGAAAGAATATGACGGGAAAGGGATCCATAaggtttaattattttctgctgGATTACTTTTCCTTCCTTTCATAGTTAATCCAAATAAGATTAATAAGATCTACCCTTctttaatttattattattattttttttttttttatatatactcTCCTTTAGACTCGAGTCTTCTCATTTCGTTTCCCTCCTATTTTCTCAAAACAAACGGAGCCGTTAAACTATTCATTAGCAATCTAGTTTAATAGTCTGTACTAGTACATAACAGTACGCGCATGGCTACAAATAATACAGAGAGAGCTGCCGTCCCCGGCCGGCAGGGGGCGCTGGTCTACCTTCCTGCCTCTGCTATGAGTTTCTAGATTTGGACCTTTTTTTCACACTACTATCTTTTTAAGGAATCCAGTTCAGTTCAATGAGAATATCAAAACATGTTTAATGTTATGTGATGCGAAGAGGATTTGTTTTGAAGTTTAACCCATGTATGTTAAAAGAACCCACAGACTTCTCATTTAACGTAGGTATAAAAGGGCGAATGCCATGGCTCAAAAGTGATGGTTGTTTTGCTGATGTGGCCAATTGTTATTGGCTGGAGAGTGTTCGTCCAAAACTATGTGTGTGCgtgtgtttttcttttataaCATCAACCAAATGACAAAGAGGCAAGATTTGTCAAGATTCTCCGGTGGTGTGCACGTGACTTATCTATCTTCTAccattcattaaattttttttgctttcagaTTTGGTGAGGCGCTGGGCTCAAGAAAGAGAGACGTCAGAACTCAGAAGAATGCCTTTCCTCCTCTCCTTCTTTCAATGGCCGTCTCTCTCGCCCAGAAAGCCCTCTTCATCTCTTGTTGTTCCTATTCTTTATCACTAAGGATGCCATTTTCCCTCCCCCATCTTGCATTTTTCCGATCGACAACAGCAAAAATCCAAGATATGGTTGGtaattttttgtttcaaaatcTCTTCCTCCTCTTTTCCAGAGCTTTTctaatcttttgttttttttttcccctttttgcgAGTTTAGatgtctaattttttttttttgttttgtgatGTTGCGATGTTGCAGGTATGAAATTTGGAGATTTCTCCATCATCCTCATGCTATTTTGTAAGTTTTTTCACCCTTTTCCAGTCCCTTTTCCTCTCTTGTCCTTCGTTTTCTCTGATCAATAGCAACAAAATCAAAGATATGGTTGGGATTTTTTGCTTCAGTTCAaaatctctttttccttctttttccaaAGCTTCTCTAGCCTTTTgtgtttttttcccttcttttttaatttccctTTTTGCCCTTTTGTGATGTTTTGATGTCACAATTACGAAAATTGCAGATTACCTCCACcattctcattcttttttccaagttttttcccctttttaatCGTAAGTTCTATATggttattttcttaaaaaaagacTTATTTTTGCTGTATCCTCCCCTTACTTTTCCCTTATTTCCATCCTTTTTCCCGTGACCAAAGACACGTCAAAATgcatttaaaaaatttgattaAGTTCTTTTTGGCGGATTTAAAAAGTTTTTTACCCATGTTTGATTgtataatttgtatattttggTGATGTTGCAGGTCCAAAAATTCAGATTCTCTCAAAAAACTGCTAATGTGGTAGTATGGATCAACATTATTCCCAGCCTGTTTTGCATAATATTGGTGAATATTTTGAGTGAGCCTTCTTCTATTCGCTTATACGTGATTACAGTTTATACTCTGCTTtggatttttttcatttatatatTTGTTTTTATAACCTATTAGatgtaaatttcaattttggttaTCATGAACTGTTTATCCGCTTAGTTGTGTCTTGGAAAGTTTAGTTTTCTGACATGTTTCCTTGAGCCTTTTATATTGAAAATTTATAAATCCTCACTAGATGTTGGACTCATTTGTGTATTTCATGGGTATGtcctttttgtgttttttttgtgCATAGGGttacttttttttccttgtaaTGATACAAGTAATGATACaagtttacttttttttttctgcacaTGAGCTTATGGTGGCCTTCCTTTTTTCCACCTCCAGCATCAGTACACATGAGGTGATAAGGTGGGAGTATTTCTCCTGTTCTTTTGTTTAGGCCTTTATTTTCCATAGTTTGGTTGCCCGATCTGTGTGATTATCCTCCGGAGAAATGTTTTTGCTAAAGTTCTCTCCTGAATTTCTTGCTTTTGGCCACGGGCTCGAGGAGTCTGGAAACATTCGTCATAGAGAGCTCCCCTTTTCTTTCTCAGCCAAGTTTCTCTCAATCTCTCTCCCCTATTTTTGCGTGTGATTACTTTTTCCTTCTCCCAAATGGCATAGTGCTTAGAGGATCTGATTTCATGTTTTCATTTACAAGGTTAAAGAAATCATTTAAGAAAAAGGATCATTTTGATGCACTGATTGCTTTTTTTCTTTGCGTATATTTATCTGtgatttttcccttctttttttcttggtttATACTCTTAGATCAGTTTGCTATTTTATAGAGTGAGGATGGAAGGGAAGAAAAATGACCTATGTGTCCACAACTTTTTAGTCTACAAGTTTTTTTCTCTGGTTTGTTTCCCTTTTTTAATTTGTATAAGCTGATCTCTCCCTCTTTCTTTCTATGACAGAGGTTCATGGAGGATGATTAAAAATTGTGGCGAAACCCCTGCCATATTGTGAAATTTTTCATAGTGATGATTAAAAATATCTTAGAGAAACTAGATATTTTTTTCATAGTGAACTTCTTTTTCCAAGGTACTTTTACTATATTGTGTTTTAAAAGAGTTtcaatatttttgtccaatgaAGAGGACAACCAAGtttaatccttttttttaactgatctttattttgttgaataTCCCTAGCAAATATTTGTGTTATACACTAATATGTATTATTGCCTTTTAAGATGGCCTTTTCTTTCCACCTCATTTATCACATACATTCAATAGATGATTTTACctttttttaatctctttttccCAATTTACCTAATTCAATATGTATTGTCAGGTTCTCTATACTGAGCTGACGAACATTATGATTTGTTATCTAACATTCGGCAGTTAGTTAAGGTACTTTCTGTCATactttttgttctttaataGTTATCAAGAAATTGTGGGCCTTTTACAACATGTATGTGTTTTGTTTGTCTACTGCAACTATGTATTATCAGGAATTTGTATTTAATTATATGCTTTTGGTATTATGTTAAATATGTTCCAAGTGATACGAAATAGGACTCTACTTCTTCTAAATTTTCAAGTCTCAACTTGTGCACTGATTATTAAAACCATTGACATTCATGTATTTGCTAATAATTGGGTGTTCGATTTTAGTTTGCCAAGTTGCATATCTGTTAATTTCAATGAATTCATTTGAATGAAGACAATAAATAATGCTTTGCATTTGATGCTTGCAAATAATCAGTTGTTCATtccactggggcaaatcttgctttattttttttaatctttaatCCCTTTTTAAAAACTAGAAGTGAGATTTTTTGTCTGTGATAGGTTTCTTTCAATTTGTAAACCTTCCTATGTAAGTtgttgactggaattgtttacAGCCTAGAGGGGATTGACTTTTGATGATAATTTCATGGGATGCTTGACTTCAAAAAATTAATGATATATCTCAATGAATGGTGGAATTTTCTCTTTCTATGAGGCAGAAGTGTTGTTTGGATTTAAGGATTTTGTCttctattattttcttaaatatGCTTTTAGTACTTCTGGTAATAAAAgagtttcattcatttgcactttAGATGGTTAGGTACTGTTATTTTTTCTGGTGGCGACTTTCTTTTAATTTGCAAaagatttttctcaattcacCTTGAGAATGAAAATTGTGATTCAACTTAAGGTGACATAGCTATAACAAAATAAATCTGCTTAAGAATAAAATGAGCTAAGGCTCGCAAAGAATCATAGTCTTGAgtttttatcaaataaaaaaggTCAGATCATTTCTAATGAAACTATTGCATTACTTTGGCATTGATTGTAAACTATGGAAACATTTTGTTTTATTAGTGGATATGCATGCAAGTTCTTTGTGTAATTTTCTAACTGAAGGGGGAGAATTAGCAAGCATTAAGGGGAAAGCTCAGTGATTTGTTTGTCTTTATCTTCTACTTCTATGCCTGTGATTGTGTTCAAGCGTGTTCTAACACTTGATTGAGAAGTTTGGTCAGGTTTGCTGCCACATatgttgaagaaaaaaaatcataaataatAAGTTACTTAGGAGTTAGAACAAAAGATAACGAAGTTAAAATAGCAAAACGATGACGTGGAAGGTTAATAATCTAGCTATCATGGTAAAGTTTGCTATGCTTTTT
This portion of the Coffea eugenioides isolate CCC68of chromosome 11, Ceug_1.0, whole genome shotgun sequence genome encodes:
- the LOC113753237 gene encoding probable adenylate kinase 7, mitochondrial, whose translation is MAVLSRLRVAAPPIRAALLTRNRAYGSAAAVQLDYYDYYDHHELQQPHRKATAAQEESDGWVSDRGVQWVIMGDPMAKRHVYAQRLSQLLDVPHISMGTLVRQELHPHSSIYQQIASALNQGKLVPEHVIFGLLSKRLEEGYCRGESGFILDGLPRTRVQAEILDQIVDVDLVVNLKSTEDCLVNSHLSNGIYSPSREFFRMGRSRFNLSLQSQAQDGRLKPSCFSTDTLWKDKLRIYAEQSKPVEDYYRKQKKLLECQVSGASRETWQGILAALHLQHVNAISSSKKLTA